The genomic interval acagagagagagacagactgacagacagacacacgtCTCTGAACCATATAACCAgtagctgtctgtctgtcttgcagCTGAAAGCTCGTCCGCCCCGGCCGGCGGAGGACAGACCTCGTCCTCTTCATCGTCGGCGTCCACCTCGTCGTCGGCGGCGGCGATGGGCTCCGTCTCCAAGAAAGCCAAGAAGGAGCTTCCTGCCACGGACTCAGGCTGCGGCAGCCCGGAGACGGAGAACGAGCTCCCGTCAGAGGACGACAGCAAGTACCCCGACGACCTGGACGACAAGATCAAAGGTTCCTCATTAGTCCATTAATAATGCCGATTTAGTAGCACATTTACACCAAACTCCAGTCAGAAACCTGCTGATTTAGTAGCACATTTACACCAAACTCCAGTCAGAAACCTGCTGATTTAGTAGCACAtttacaccagactccattcagaaACCTGCTGATTTAGTAGCACATTTACACCAAACTCCAGTCAGAAACCTGCTGATTTAGTAGCACATTTACACCAGACTCCATCCCAAAACCTGCTGATTTAGTAGCACATTTACACCAGACTCCATCCAAAAACCTGCTGATTTAGTAGCACATTTACACCACACTCCAGTCAGAAACCTGCTGATTTAGTAGCACATTTACACCAAACTCCAGTCAGAAACCTGCTGATTTAGTAGCACATTTACACCAGACTCCATCCCAAAACCTGCTGATTTAGTAGCACATTTACACCAAACTCCAGTCAGAAACCTGCTGATTTAGTAGCACATTTATACCAAACTCCAGTCAGAAACCTGCTGATTTAGTAGCACAtttacaccagactccattcagaaACCTGCTGATTTAGTAGCACATTTACACCAGACTCCATCCAAAAACCTGCTGATTTAGTAGCACATTTACACCAAACTCCAGTCAGAAACCTGCTGATTTAGTAGCACATTTACACCAGACTCCAAAAACCTTTAAAGTGTCACATGCGCCACCAACATTAAGTGTTTaagctgttgtttgtgtgtccctgcagTGTTCAACTCCCCGCGGGTGCAGGGGAAGAAGACGGTGATGGAGAAGCTGGGGGAGGTGGTGGACATTGTGAGGAAGGGGGGGCCGGGGCCGGCGGGGCCGTCGGAGCAGCTGGCCGCCGTCCTCTTCATGAGCCGGCTGCTGGAGGAGAAAGGCACGCAGGAGAAGAACTCCATGAGGAGCGACTCGGCACAGACCATCCGGtgagagcagggggaatgagagggggaaacatctgagcagggggaatgagagggggatcCCCATTgatattaagtgtgtgtgtttcagggacAAGGTGTTGAAGCTGCTGGTGGAGATGCTCGGC from Etheostoma cragini isolate CJK2018 unplaced genomic scaffold, CSU_Ecrag_1.0 ScbMSFa_1408, whole genome shotgun sequence carries:
- the LOC117939902 gene encoding cullin-9-like gives rise to the protein MGSVSKKAKKELPATDSGCGSPETENELPSEDDSKYPDDLDDKIKVFNSPRVQGKKTVMEKLGEVVDIVRKGGPGPAGPSEQLAAVLFMSRLLEEKGTQEKNSMRSDSAQTIRDKVLKLLVEMLGSSSRDLVIGSLRLTHLLMLRYEWRVSFATEGGVKAVLSCMQEFSTVTHVQQLALATLKVITGASKHDLRSVGSSVPLSESGTQMMLEIFASIGSATPEGSPGLLGAVPAAIDLMLQTKG